In Thauera sp. JM12B12, one DNA window encodes the following:
- a CDS encoding ABC transporter substrate-binding protein, translating to MCSLIALFRRALPAVLLIVPLALAHAASAQAPQVGSTNGTSERAPVRIGVSGPFSGPSSPMGLSMRTGIRIATAELNAAGGVLGRRIELVERDDEASNELGAQIARDFVNRERVVAGLGIVNTGVALASQRHYQNARIPVITSVATGTLITRQFQPPEFPQNYVFRVSANDTLQAAVIADEAVVRRGFTRLAILHDASNYGVLGSADLAAALRGRGVEPVAVERFQLRQTDMQPQLERARAAGAQAVLTYGIGPELAHIANGMARMQWKVPIIGSWTLAMSNFIEIAGRNAEGARMPQTFIQAAHTPKQSAFLEAWQKATGSTRIPVPPAAAQGYDSMLLLAAAIRQAGSVEGTRIREALENLQALVDGVVMTYHRPFSADNHETLHSTQQIHLGEIRNGEVVFAREGEPPRNPLP from the coding sequence ATGTGCTCGCTGATCGCGCTGTTTCGTCGCGCCCTCCCCGCCGTGCTGTTGATCGTGCCGCTCGCGCTGGCACACGCAGCATCGGCACAGGCCCCTCAGGTCGGCAGCACGAACGGGACGAGCGAACGCGCGCCGGTGCGGATCGGGGTTTCGGGGCCGTTCTCGGGGCCGTCATCGCCAATGGGCTTGTCGATGCGCACCGGCATCCGCATCGCGACCGCCGAGCTCAATGCCGCAGGCGGCGTTCTCGGACGACGCATCGAGCTGGTCGAGCGCGATGACGAGGCGAGCAACGAGCTCGGCGCGCAGATCGCCCGCGACTTCGTGAACCGCGAGCGTGTGGTCGCCGGCCTTGGCATCGTCAATACCGGCGTCGCGCTCGCCAGCCAGCGCCACTACCAGAACGCGCGCATCCCGGTGATCACCTCCGTCGCCACCGGCACCCTGATCACGCGCCAGTTCCAGCCCCCGGAGTTCCCCCAGAACTACGTCTTCCGCGTATCGGCCAACGACACCCTGCAGGCGGCGGTCATCGCGGACGAGGCGGTCGTGCGCCGCGGCTTCACCCGCCTCGCCATCCTCCACGACGCCAGCAACTATGGCGTGCTCGGCAGCGCCGACCTGGCCGCCGCCCTGCGCGGCCGGGGCGTCGAACCGGTGGCGGTGGAGCGCTTCCAGCTGCGCCAGACCGACATGCAACCCCAGCTCGAGCGCGCACGCGCGGCGGGCGCTCAGGCTGTGCTCACCTACGGCATCGGCCCCGAACTGGCCCACATCGCCAACGGCATGGCGCGCATGCAGTGGAAGGTGCCGATCATCGGCAGCTGGACGCTGGCGATGTCGAACTTCATCGAGATCGCCGGCCGCAACGCGGAAGGCGCACGCATGCCGCAGACCTTCATCCAGGCAGCGCACACGCCCAAGCAGTCCGCCTTTCTCGAAGCCTGGCAAAAAGCCACGGGCAGCACCCGGATTCCGGTGCCGCCGGCCGCGGCGCAGGGCTACGACTCGATGCTGCTGCTGGCCGCCGCCATCCGCCAGGCGGGCAGCGTCGAAGGCACGCGCATCCGCGAGGCGCTGGAGAACCTGCAGGCGCTGGTCGACGGGGTCGTCATGACCTACCACCGCCCCTTCTCCGCGGACAACCACGAGACCCTGCATTCCACGCAGCAGATCCACCTGGGCGAGATCCGCAACGGCGAAGTCGTCTTCGCCCGCGAGGGCGAGCCCCCACGCAACCCGCTGCCCTGA
- the purE gene encoding 5-(carboxyamino)imidazole ribonucleotide mutase — translation MSETKPVVGIIMGSNSDWPTMKAAAKMLEDFGVPFEARVVSAHRTPDLMFEYAEAARGRGLKAIIAGAGGAAHLPGMVAAKTTLPVLGVPVQSKALSGQDSLLSIVQMPKGIPVATFAIGEAGAANAGLFAVALLAIEDAALAQKLADFRARQTQAVLDMTLD, via the coding sequence ATGAGCGAAACCAAACCCGTCGTCGGCATCATCATGGGCTCCAACTCCGACTGGCCCACGATGAAGGCCGCCGCGAAGATGCTGGAAGACTTCGGCGTGCCCTTCGAGGCGCGGGTGGTCTCCGCCCACCGCACGCCCGACCTGATGTTCGAATACGCCGAGGCCGCGCGCGGCCGCGGGCTCAAGGCGATCATCGCGGGTGCGGGCGGCGCGGCCCACCTGCCGGGCATGGTCGCGGCCAAGACCACGCTGCCGGTGCTGGGCGTGCCGGTGCAGTCGAAGGCGCTGTCGGGGCAGGACTCGCTGCTCTCCATCGTGCAGATGCCCAAGGGCATTCCGGTCGCCACCTTCGCCATCGGCGAGGCGGGCGCAGCCAACGCCGGGCTGTTCGCGGTCGCGCTGCTCGCGATCGAGGACGCCGCGCTGGCGCAGAAGCTCGCCGACTTCCGTGCCCGCCAGACCCAGGCGGTGCTCGACATGACCCTGGATTGA
- a CDS encoding PAS domain S-box protein yields the protein MQEPAAVQASSPRWYWAVPYVAVTLFALAMLALVWLLQARETAVERDGLARDLQWTEQAIRRAMFGTEEFLGQMARDLAAGSLDYDGFQLSANEHLAANAALTNIAWVGRDQVIRWAAPFDNQDWLAGEALVDAQVQAFQRSALSSRPTYGLPYLRSRGGVVFELHAPVQRRGEFVGVIVAVYSVERMISRLAPDWFAEKYRLAVLDPAGEVLALSSALPAGDALLSQTLALEPPGNGMALQAMALRPGGALARMLPSGVILGLSLIVMWSLWSLRRHVLRRVQVEKERDRLFNLSLDMLCVVDLDGRFRRCNPAFERVLGHDPGRLPGLSLIDFVHPDDVAATLDMLRSLAAGEAVNFENRFRCADGRYKWLVWSINPVREERLVYAVAHDITGRKATEDALRAESAFRKAMEDSVVTGLRAIDLTGRIIYVNSAFCRMIGFDEDELLGAGPPFPYWPPEQREVCERNLAMTLAGQAPRSGFEMRIQRKNGERFDARFYLSPLIDLTGRQTGWMASITDITEPKRVRAALESAHERFEAVLDGLDAAVFVADARTDEILFANLAFKRIHGFDAVGRTVRGVAVPQPERGDYRIDPRNLLPADVPRELFDGELQHPLSGRWYHVREQATRWVDGRVVRMGIATDITDRKQTAEVARQQEERLQRTARLITMGEMASTLAHELNQPLSAIANYCAGSVTRLQAGNAKTEDVLAAMQKASFQAERAGKIIRRVREFVKKSEPRRSAVKITDVLDDAIGFADIDARRTGTRIHTEIEPDLPLVFADRIMIEQVLLNLIRNGFDAMADTPPEQRVLTVRVRGCGDAAIEVAVIDRGHGISEEGRQQLFTPFYTTKTEGMGMGLNICRSIVEFHNGRLLVDANPEGGTIFSFTLPTETASERIARSA from the coding sequence ATGCAAGAGCCCGCTGCCGTTCAGGCCTCCTCGCCGCGCTGGTATTGGGCCGTGCCATATGTGGCGGTGACCTTGTTCGCCCTCGCCATGCTTGCCCTCGTCTGGCTGCTGCAGGCGCGCGAGACGGCGGTCGAGCGCGACGGGCTGGCGCGTGACCTGCAATGGACCGAGCAGGCGATCCGCCGCGCCATGTTCGGCACCGAGGAGTTTCTCGGCCAGATGGCGCGCGACCTCGCCGCAGGCTCCCTCGATTACGACGGCTTTCAGCTCTCCGCCAACGAGCACCTCGCCGCCAACGCGGCGCTCACCAACATCGCCTGGGTGGGGCGGGACCAAGTCATCCGCTGGGCTGCGCCCTTCGACAATCAGGACTGGCTCGCGGGCGAGGCCCTGGTCGACGCCCAGGTGCAGGCCTTCCAGCGGAGCGCCCTGTCCTCGCGCCCAACCTACGGTCTGCCTTACCTCCGCTCGAGGGGCGGGGTCGTGTTCGAGCTTCATGCGCCGGTTCAGCGCCGTGGCGAGTTCGTCGGCGTGATCGTCGCGGTGTATTCGGTGGAACGCATGATCAGCCGCCTCGCCCCGGACTGGTTCGCGGAGAAGTACCGGCTCGCGGTGCTCGATCCGGCGGGCGAGGTGCTGGCGCTCAGCTCGGCGCTGCCCGCCGGCGACGCGCTCCTCTCCCAGACGCTCGCGCTCGAGCCGCCGGGCAACGGCATGGCCCTGCAGGCCATGGCGCTGCGCCCGGGCGGCGCGCTGGCGCGGATGCTGCCGTCCGGGGTGATCCTCGGACTGTCGCTGATCGTGATGTGGAGCCTGTGGTCATTGCGGCGCCATGTGCTGCGCCGCGTGCAGGTGGAGAAGGAGCGCGACCGCCTGTTCAACCTCTCGCTCGACATGCTGTGCGTGGTCGACCTGGACGGTCGCTTCCGGCGCTGCAACCCCGCCTTCGAGCGCGTGCTCGGCCACGATCCCGGGCGCCTGCCCGGCCTGTCGCTGATCGACTTCGTCCATCCCGATGACGTTGCCGCGACGCTGGACATGCTGCGCAGCCTGGCCGCCGGCGAGGCGGTGAATTTCGAGAACCGCTTCCGCTGCGCCGACGGCCGCTACAAGTGGCTGGTGTGGAGCATCAACCCGGTGCGCGAGGAGCGCCTGGTGTATGCCGTGGCGCACGACATCACCGGCCGCAAGGCCACCGAGGACGCCTTGCGCGCCGAATCCGCCTTCCGCAAGGCGATGGAGGACTCGGTCGTCACCGGCCTGCGTGCGATCGACCTCACGGGCCGCATCATCTACGTGAACAGCGCCTTCTGCCGCATGATCGGCTTCGACGAGGACGAGCTGCTCGGGGCCGGGCCGCCGTTCCCCTACTGGCCGCCCGAGCAGCGCGAAGTGTGCGAGCGCAACCTGGCGATGACGCTGGCCGGACAGGCCCCGCGCAGCGGCTTCGAGATGCGCATCCAGCGCAAGAACGGCGAGCGCTTCGATGCGCGCTTCTATCTCTCGCCGCTGATCGACCTCACCGGCCGCCAGACCGGCTGGATGGCCTCGATCACCGACATCACCGAGCCCAAGCGCGTGCGCGCGGCGCTCGAGTCGGCGCACGAGCGCTTCGAGGCGGTGCTCGATGGGCTGGACGCCGCGGTGTTCGTGGCCGACGCGCGCACCGACGAGATCCTGTTCGCCAACCTCGCCTTCAAGCGCATCCATGGCTTCGACGCCGTCGGGCGCACCGTGCGCGGGGTGGCGGTGCCGCAGCCCGAGCGCGGCGACTACCGCATCGATCCGCGCAACCTCTTGCCGGCCGACGTGCCGCGCGAGCTCTTCGACGGCGAACTCCAGCATCCGCTGTCCGGGCGCTGGTACCACGTGCGCGAGCAGGCCACACGCTGGGTGGACGGCCGCGTGGTGCGCATGGGCATCGCCACCGACATCACCGACCGCAAGCAGACCGCCGAGGTGGCCCGCCAGCAGGAAGAGCGCCTGCAACGCACCGCGCGCCTGATCACCATGGGCGAGATGGCCTCGACGCTGGCGCACGAGCTCAACCAGCCGCTGTCGGCGATCGCCAACTACTGTGCGGGGTCGGTGACGCGACTGCAGGCGGGCAACGCGAAGACCGAGGACGTGCTCGCCGCGATGCAGAAGGCGAGCTTCCAGGCCGAGCGCGCCGGCAAGATCATCCGCCGCGTGCGCGAGTTCGTGAAGAAGAGCGAGCCGCGGCGCAGTGCGGTGAAGATCACCGACGTGCTCGACGACGCGATCGGCTTTGCCGACATCGACGCGCGCCGCACCGGTACCCGCATCCACACCGAGATCGAGCCCGACCTGCCGCTGGTGTTCGCCGACCGCATCATGATCGAGCAGGTGCTGCTCAACCTCATCCGCAACGGCTTCGATGCGATGGCCGATACCCCGCCCGAGCAGCGCGTGCTCACCGTGCGCGTGCGAGGCTGCGGCGACGCGGCGATCGAGGTCGCGGTGATCGACCGCGGCCACGGCATCAGCGAGGAGGGCCGGCAGCAACTGTTCACACCCTTCTACACCACCAAGACCGAAGGCATGGGCATGGGCCTGAACATCTGCCGCTCCATCGTCGAGTTCCACAACGGCAGATTGCTTGTCGATGCGAACCCCGAAGGCGGTACCATATTCTCGTTTACCCTGCCGACGGAGACTGCCAGTGAGCGGATTGCCCGCAGCGCCTGA
- the aceE gene encoding pyruvate dehydrogenase (acetyl-transferring), homodimeric type, with amino-acid sequence MTGNSNVLPHTDTDPQETKEWLESLAAVVEHEGPQRAHYLIETLIATARQEGVNIPYSATTEYINTIPAEQQPPYPGDPDMEIKLHSYIRWNAMAMVVRANKNTNVGGHIASFASAAALYDVGFSHFWHAPSEQHDGDMIYFQGHSVPGVYARAFMLGRLSEEQMDNFRQEVGGKGISSYPHPWLMPDFWQFPTVSMGLGPLCAIYQARFMKYMASRGMIDAARAEQRKVWAFLGDGETDEVESLGAIGMAGREKLDNLVFVINCNLQRLDGPVRGNGKIIQELEAGFRGAGWNVIKVIWGTAWDALFARDKKGLLKQRMMELCDGEYQTFKAKDGAYVREHFFNTPELRALVADWTDDQVWNLNRGGHDLFKIFSAYKAASEHKGQPTLILAKTIKGFGMGQAGEAMNISHQQKKMDVEAIRRFRDRFGLPVPDDKLEELPYLKFEEGSPEYKYMMQRRMDLGGFLPQRRTKAAPLAVPALDAFAALLKASGEGRELSTTMAVVRIMNTLLKDKQIGKHIVPIVPDESRTFGMEGMFRQYGIWNQEGQKYVPEDHDQLMFYKESQTGQVLQEGINEAGAMADWIAAGTAYSVHGVQMVPFYIFYSMFGLQRTMDLCWAAADQRTRGFLIGGTAGRTTLNGEGLQHEDGHSLLMANMIPNCISYDPTFQYEVAVVVQDGMRRMFAEQEDVYYYITVMNENYEHPEMPVGAEADILKGLYAFRKGAESSGPRVQLMGSGTIFREVIAAAELLKADWGVEADIWGAPSFNELARNGQDVERWNLLHPMEEPRSSHVAQKLDGAKGPVIAATDYIRMFAEQIRPFVKNTYVTLGTDGFGRSDTREQLRHFFEVDRHWVTLAALKALADDGVIGRDKVAAALVKYNLDPSKPNPMSV; translated from the coding sequence ATGACCGGAAACAGCAACGTTCTGCCGCACACCGACACGGACCCGCAGGAAACGAAGGAATGGCTGGAGTCGCTGGCCGCCGTCGTCGAACACGAAGGCCCGCAGCGCGCGCACTACCTGATCGAGACCCTGATCGCCACCGCGCGCCAGGAAGGGGTGAACATCCCGTACTCGGCCACCACCGAGTACATCAACACCATCCCCGCCGAGCAGCAGCCGCCCTACCCGGGCGATCCGGACATGGAGATCAAGCTGCACTCCTACATCCGCTGGAACGCCATGGCGATGGTCGTGCGGGCGAACAAGAACACCAACGTCGGCGGCCACATCGCCTCGTTCGCATCGGCCGCGGCGCTCTATGACGTCGGCTTCTCGCATTTCTGGCACGCGCCCTCCGAGCAGCACGACGGCGACATGATCTACTTCCAGGGCCACTCGGTGCCCGGGGTGTATGCGCGCGCGTTCATGCTCGGCCGCCTGTCCGAGGAGCAGATGGACAATTTCCGCCAGGAAGTCGGCGGCAAGGGCATCTCGTCCTATCCGCACCCCTGGCTGATGCCGGACTTCTGGCAGTTCCCGACCGTGTCGATGGGCCTGGGCCCGCTGTGCGCGATCTACCAGGCGCGCTTCATGAAGTACATGGCCAGCCGCGGCATGATCGACGCCGCGCGCGCAGAGCAGCGCAAGGTGTGGGCCTTCCTGGGCGACGGCGAGACCGACGAGGTCGAGTCGCTCGGCGCGATCGGCATGGCCGGCCGCGAGAAGCTCGACAACCTCGTGTTCGTGATCAACTGCAACCTGCAGCGCCTCGATGGCCCGGTGCGCGGCAACGGCAAGATCATCCAGGAGCTCGAAGCCGGCTTCCGCGGCGCGGGCTGGAACGTCATCAAGGTCATCTGGGGCACGGCCTGGGATGCGCTCTTCGCGCGCGACAAGAAGGGTCTCCTCAAGCAGCGCATGATGGAACTCTGCGACGGCGAGTACCAGACCTTCAAGGCCAAGGACGGCGCCTACGTACGCGAGCACTTCTTCAACACGCCCGAGCTGCGCGCGCTGGTGGCCGACTGGACCGACGACCAGGTGTGGAACCTGAACCGCGGCGGCCATGACCTGTTCAAGATCTTCTCCGCCTACAAGGCCGCCAGCGAACACAAGGGCCAGCCCACGCTGATCCTGGCCAAGACCATCAAGGGCTTCGGCATGGGCCAGGCCGGCGAGGCCATGAACATCAGCCACCAGCAGAAGAAGATGGACGTCGAGGCGATCCGCCGCTTCCGCGACCGCTTCGGCCTGCCGGTGCCCGACGACAAGCTCGAGGAACTGCCCTACCTCAAGTTCGAGGAAGGCTCCCCCGAATACAAGTACATGATGCAGCGCCGCATGGACCTGGGCGGCTTCCTGCCCCAGCGCCGCACCAAGGCCGCGCCGCTGGCCGTGCCCGCGCTGGATGCGTTTGCCGCGCTGCTGAAGGCCTCGGGCGAAGGCCGCGAGCTGTCGACGACGATGGCGGTGGTGCGCATCATGAACACGCTGTTGAAGGACAAGCAGATCGGCAAGCACATCGTGCCGATCGTCCCCGACGAGAGCCGCACCTTCGGCATGGAGGGCATGTTCCGCCAGTACGGCATCTGGAACCAGGAAGGCCAGAAGTACGTGCCGGAAGACCATGACCAGCTCATGTTCTACAAGGAAAGCCAGACTGGCCAGGTGCTGCAGGAAGGCATCAACGAAGCGGGCGCGATGGCCGACTGGATCGCCGCCGGTACCGCCTACAGCGTGCATGGCGTGCAGATGGTGCCGTTCTACATCTTCTATTCGATGTTCGGCCTGCAGCGCACCATGGACCTGTGCTGGGCGGCAGCCGACCAGCGCACCCGCGGCTTCCTCATCGGGGGCACCGCCGGACGCACCACGCTGAACGGCGAAGGCCTTCAGCACGAGGACGGCCACAGCCTGCTGATGGCCAACATGATCCCCAACTGCATCAGCTACGACCCGACCTTCCAGTACGAAGTCGCGGTCGTCGTGCAGGACGGCATGCGCCGGATGTTCGCCGAACAGGAGGACGTCTACTACTACATCACGGTGATGAACGAGAACTACGAACATCCCGAGATGCCGGTGGGCGCCGAGGCCGACATCCTCAAGGGTCTGTACGCCTTCCGCAAGGGCGCCGAGAGCAGCGGTCCGCGCGTGCAGCTGATGGGTTCGGGCACGATCTTCCGCGAGGTGATCGCCGCCGCCGAGCTGCTCAAGGCCGACTGGGGCGTGGAAGCCGACATCTGGGGCGCGCCCAGCTTCAACGAGCTCGCCCGCAATGGCCAGGACGTCGAGCGCTGGAACCTGCTGCACCCGATGGAAGAGCCCCGCAGCTCGCACGTCGCGCAGAAGCTCGACGGCGCGAAAGGCCCGGTCATCGCCGCCACCGACTACATCCGCATGTTCGCAGAGCAGATCCGTCCGTTCGTGAAGAACACCTACGTCACGCTGGGCACCGACGGCTTCGGGCGCTCGGACACCCGCGAGCAACTGCGCCACTTCTTCGAGGTGGATCGCCACTGGGTCACGCTGGCCGCGCTGAAGGCGTTGGCCGATGACGGCGTGATCGGCCGCGACAAGGTGGCCGCGGCGCTGGTCAAGTACAACCTCGACCCGTCCAAGCCGAACCCGATGTCGGTCTGA
- the folD gene encoding bifunctional methylenetetrahydrofolate dehydrogenase/methenyltetrahydrofolate cyclohydrolase FolD: MTARIIDGNALSARVRGEIAERAAALTARGVQPCLAVMLVGADPASAVYVRNKVAACEKAGIRSLRFDYPENATQEEVMAKLAALNADPAVHGILVQLPLPKHLDEAAVLEAIDLKKDVDGFHAENVGRLSQNREAFIPCTPHGVMKMLETGDTPVQGAEAVVIGRSNIVGKPMAMLLTNAGATVTVCHSKTRDLAFHTRRADILVAAIGKPRFLTGDMIKPGAIVIDVGINRLQDGPDAGKLCGDVDFESAREVAGAITPVPGGVGPMTITMLLENTVISAERAASEGRLAAGK; the protein is encoded by the coding sequence ATGACCGCTCGCATCATCGACGGCAACGCGCTCTCCGCGCGCGTGCGCGGCGAAATCGCCGAACGTGCGGCCGCGCTCACGGCGCGCGGCGTGCAACCCTGCCTGGCGGTCATGCTGGTCGGCGCCGATCCGGCCTCGGCCGTGTATGTGCGCAACAAGGTCGCCGCCTGCGAGAAGGCCGGCATCCGCTCGCTGCGCTTCGACTACCCCGAGAACGCCACCCAGGAAGAGGTGATGGCCAAGCTCGCCGCGCTCAACGCCGACCCCGCGGTGCACGGCATCCTCGTGCAGCTGCCGCTGCCCAAGCACCTCGACGAGGCGGCGGTGCTCGAGGCGATCGACCTGAAGAAGGACGTCGACGGCTTCCATGCCGAGAACGTCGGTCGCCTGTCGCAGAACCGCGAGGCCTTCATCCCGTGCACACCGCATGGCGTCATGAAGATGCTCGAGACCGGCGACACGCCGGTGCAGGGCGCCGAGGCGGTGGTGATCGGGCGTTCGAACATCGTCGGCAAGCCGATGGCGATGCTGCTGACCAATGCCGGCGCCACCGTCACCGTGTGCCATTCGAAGACCAGGGACCTGGCCTTCCACACCCGCCGCGCCGACATCCTGGTGGCGGCGATCGGCAAGCCGCGCTTCCTCACCGGCGACATGATCAAGCCGGGCGCCATCGTGATCGACGTGGGCATCAACCGCCTGCAGGACGGGCCCGACGCCGGCAAGCTGTGCGGCGACGTCGATTTCGAATCGGCCAGGGAAGTCGCCGGCGCGATCACCCCGGTGCCGGGCGGCGTGGGGCCGATGACCATCACCATGCTGCTGGAAAACACCGTGATTTCCGCCGAACGCGCCGCGAGTGAAGGCAGACTCGCTGCCGGCAAATAA
- a CDS encoding potassium/proton antiporter, whose translation MTGINALFLLTGLLLFISVLASTISARLGLPLLLLFLGVGMLAGEDGPGGIVFEDFFIASLIAQAALSVILLDGGLRTRVSSFRVALKPAAVLATWGVVGTAALLGVFATWILDVDWRLGLLLAAIVGSTDAAAVFALLRNSGVRLNERVQATLEIESGANDPMAILLVTALVGTLLEPERASLGGFVWLLVSQLGLGAVLGLAGGWVLARLMARLTLPEGLYALLILSGGTLVFAATNLLNGSGFLAVYLAGVVVGNRRTHATEHVLRVMDGLAWLAQAGMFVVLGLLVTPSHLFEHGLQALAMAVFLMLVARPLAVLIGLAPFRYKRNELAYVSWVGLRGAVPVVLAIVPVVMGVPDSQLLFNVAFAVVLLSLLVQGATVPLAARWLKVEVPPRDEPRDKREVWVGDEAAVDLLEYCVAGGSRAEGRHPDSVADEFPGEDVRCVALVRARRLHPLTAHTRMIPGDSVWFVAPDAIADQIARLFGGTGGELSANASFFGEFVVDPECLAGDLADAYGLSIAEQERRLSVGALMLARLGRAAVVGDRVEIGAFTLTVREMSDRGVITAAGLKCPPFGA comes from the coding sequence ATGACCGGAATCAACGCCCTTTTCCTGCTCACCGGCCTGCTGCTGTTCATCAGCGTGCTGGCAAGCACCATCTCCGCGCGCCTCGGCCTGCCGCTGCTGCTGCTCTTTCTCGGCGTGGGCATGCTCGCGGGCGAGGACGGGCCGGGCGGCATCGTCTTCGAGGACTTCTTCATCGCCTCGCTGATCGCGCAGGCTGCCCTGTCGGTCATCCTGCTCGACGGCGGCCTGCGCACGCGGGTGAGCAGCTTTCGGGTGGCCCTGAAGCCGGCCGCGGTGCTGGCGACCTGGGGCGTGGTGGGCACCGCTGCACTGCTCGGCGTCTTCGCCACCTGGATTCTCGACGTGGACTGGCGGCTCGGCCTGCTGCTCGCGGCAATCGTCGGGTCGACGGACGCGGCAGCGGTGTTCGCCTTGCTGCGCAACAGCGGGGTGCGCCTGAACGAGCGCGTGCAGGCGACGCTGGAGATCGAGTCGGGCGCCAACGATCCGATGGCGATCCTGCTCGTCACCGCGCTCGTCGGCACCTTGCTCGAGCCGGAGCGCGCGAGCCTCGGCGGCTTCGTCTGGCTGCTGGTGAGCCAGCTCGGCCTCGGCGCGGTGCTCGGGCTCGCCGGCGGCTGGGTGCTTGCCCGCCTGATGGCGCGGCTGACCCTGCCCGAGGGCCTGTATGCGCTGCTGATCCTGTCCGGCGGCACGCTGGTCTTCGCCGCCACGAACCTGCTCAACGGCAGCGGCTTCCTCGCCGTTTATCTGGCCGGGGTCGTGGTCGGCAACCGCCGTACCCATGCCACCGAGCACGTGCTGCGGGTCATGGACGGTCTCGCGTGGCTGGCACAGGCGGGCATGTTCGTCGTGCTGGGCCTGCTGGTTACGCCATCGCACCTGTTCGAGCACGGCCTGCAGGCCCTGGCCATGGCGGTGTTCCTGATGCTGGTCGCGCGCCCGCTCGCGGTGCTGATCGGCCTGGCGCCCTTCCGTTACAAGCGTAACGAGCTCGCCTACGTCAGCTGGGTCGGCCTGCGCGGCGCGGTGCCGGTCGTGCTGGCGATCGTGCCGGTGGTGATGGGGGTGCCCGACTCGCAGCTGCTGTTCAACGTCGCCTTCGCCGTCGTGCTGCTGTCGCTGCTGGTGCAGGGCGCCACCGTGCCGCTGGCGGCGCGCTGGCTGAAGGTGGAGGTGCCGCCGCGCGACGAGCCGCGCGACAAGCGGGAGGTCTGGGTGGGCGATGAGGCGGCGGTCGACTTGCTCGAGTACTGCGTGGCAGGCGGATCGCGCGCCGAGGGGCGGCATCCGGACAGCGTGGCCGACGAGTTTCCCGGCGAGGACGTGCGCTGCGTGGCGCTGGTGCGCGCACGTCGCCTGCATCCGCTGACCGCGCACACGCGCATGATCCCGGGCGACTCGGTGTGGTTCGTGGCCCCGGACGCGATTGCCGACCAGATCGCGCGCCTCTTCGGCGGAACCGGCGGCGAGCTCAGCGCCAATGCGAGCTTCTTCGGCGAGTTCGTCGTGGACCCGGAGTGCCTCGCGGGGGATCTTGCCGACGCCTATGGCTTGAGCATCGCCGAGCAGGAGCGTCGCCTCAGCGTGGGCGCGCTCATGCTCGCCCGCCTGGGGCGGGCGGCGGTGGTGGGCGACCGTGTCGAGATCGGCGCATTCACCCTCACCGTGCGCGAGATGAGCGACCGGGGCGTGATCACCGCCGCCGGCCTCAAGTGCCCGCCCTTCGGCGCCTGA
- a CDS encoding response regulator transcription factor has translation MSGLPAAPDQIVHIVDDDEALRDSLVWMLEANGYAVAAHDSAEAFLAACAPEMTGCIVLDVRMPGMSGLELFEELGRRRCGLPVVFITGHGDVPMAVSALKKGAVDFIEKPFGERDMLCLVEQCLQLERETRDKRLLEADTARRLEQLTQREREVLDLIIVGKLNKQIADVLGISIKTVEVHRARVMEKMGAHSLAELVQHVVSLEPSAPLR, from the coding sequence GTGAGCGGATTGCCCGCAGCGCCTGACCAGATCGTTCACATCGTCGATGACGACGAAGCCCTGCGCGACTCGCTCGTCTGGATGCTCGAAGCCAACGGATATGCCGTGGCGGCCCACGACTCCGCGGAGGCCTTCCTCGCCGCCTGCGCACCCGAGATGACCGGCTGCATCGTGCTCGACGTGCGCATGCCGGGCATGAGCGGGCTGGAGCTCTTCGAGGAGCTCGGCCGCCGCCGCTGCGGGCTGCCGGTGGTCTTCATCACCGGCCATGGCGACGTCCCGATGGCCGTCTCCGCGCTCAAGAAGGGCGCGGTCGACTTCATCGAGAAGCCCTTCGGCGAGCGCGACATGCTGTGCCTGGTCGAGCAGTGCCTCCAGCTCGAGCGCGAGACGCGCGACAAGCGCCTGCTCGAGGCCGACACCGCCCGCCGGCTGGAGCAGCTCACCCAGCGCGAGCGTGAGGTGCTCGACCTGATCATCGTCGGCAAGCTCAACAAGCAGATCGCCGACGTGCTCGGCATAAGCATCAAGACGGTGGAAGTCCACCGTGCCCGCGTGATGGAGAAGATGGGCGCGCATTCGCTGGCCGAACTCGTCCAGCACGTCGTCTCGCTCGAACCGAGCGCCCCCCTGCGCTGA